Part of the Halostella litorea genome is shown below.
GGAGTCACAGTGGGCGGAGGCGGCCGCGCTCCCGGGCGTTCCCGGAGTCGCCGTCGCCACCGCCCTCGGGGTGTTCTACCTCGCGGTCGTCGCCGTCGCGAAGTGGCCCGGCGACCGCGAGGCGAAAGGCGAGATCCACGACGAGGAGCCCGGGAAGTGGAAGGGGAGGTAGCCCGCGGCGACCGCCCACGCTTATCCCGGCCGTCGCCGTAGCGCCGGCCATGCGAGTCGGCATCGTCTCGGACACCCACGACAACGTGGACGTCGTCGAGCGGGCGGTCGAACACTTCGAGGGCGAGGGCGTCGACGCCGTCGTCCACTGCGGCGACTTCGTCGCGCCGTTCTCCGCGACGCCGTTCGACGCGGACTGGGAGTTTCACGCCGTCCGGGGCAACAACGACGGCGAGTGGAACCTCCAGTCGACGGTGGAGGAGTTCGGCACGTACCACGGGGAACTCGCGGAGCTAACGCTCGACGGCGCCGACGTCGCGGTGTACCACGGCACGAGCATCCCTATCGTCGAGGCGCTCGTCGACTGCGGGGAATACGACTACGTCTGCCACGGCCACACCCACCAGCGCCGCCACGACGCGGGCGGGACCGTCCGGATCAACCCCGGCGGGATCGCCATCCCGCCCGCGCCGGAATCGCTCCACGTCGCGGTGCTCGACACGGGGACCGGCGAGGTGGCGTTCGAGCGGATCGGGGACGCGTAAGTAGCGGGCGCGGCGCGCACAGCCACCTCGGATCGCGGCGCGGGACCGTCAGTATCATTCCCTCCCCCGACCCAGATGCCCCCATGAACGAGGAGTTCCGCGGACCGGCCGAGACCGCCGTCGACCAGTGTCT
Proteins encoded:
- a CDS encoding metallophosphoesterase; the encoded protein is MRVGIVSDTHDNVDVVERAVEHFEGEGVDAVVHCGDFVAPFSATPFDADWEFHAVRGNNDGEWNLQSTVEEFGTYHGELAELTLDGADVAVYHGTSIPIVEALVDCGEYDYVCHGHTHQRRHDAGGTVRINPGGIAIPPAPESLHVAVLDTGTGEVAFERIGDA